A single region of the Lates calcarifer isolate ASB-BC8 linkage group LG3, TLL_Latcal_v3, whole genome shotgun sequence genome encodes:
- the si:dkey-211g8.9 gene encoding LOW QUALITY PROTEIN: free fatty acid receptor 3 (The sequence of the model RefSeq protein was modified relative to this genomic sequence to represent the inferred CDS: deleted 1 base in 1 codon), whose amino-acid sequence MQVALEDCIALSVYTFTFLLGFPSNLLVLFVYVRKARKRGATPNVVYALNLCLANLVLVAWLPVKALETFLQDWRLPAPICPIYNFFLFSSLYGSCLFITAVTVGRYLSIAFPIIYKRYRRARISCFISVALWVLVLLHLSCALVAEEGAHFVSIKDQTSACYENFTTSQLDVLLPLRLEMAIVLFLLPLIVTSFCTLRCVTLVWRSNLSLMGKRRVLTVALSTLIVFVVCYAPYNASHVVGFVLDRDVEWRTLAMLTSSCNVFLEPVVMLMLSPAVSRGIMGRICGRQSQFSRMEGCRHRSKTANGIANVRTPPTLSERSHKGAEVTKVGTSEIVTNPKTETG is encoded by the exons ATGCAGGTGGCTCTCGAGGATTGCATCGCTCTCTCCGTCTACACCTTCACCTTCCTGCTGGGCTTTCCCTCCAACCTGCTGGTCCTCTTCGTGTATGTGCGCAAGGCCCGCAAGCGTGGCGCCACGCCCAATGTGGTCTACGCCCTAAACCTGTGCTTGGCCAACCTGGTCCTCGTGGCGTGGCTGCCCGTCAAGGCTCTGGAGACGTTCCTTCAGGACTGGAGGCTGCCGGCGCCCATCTGCCCCATCTacaacttcttcctcttctcctcgcTGTATGGCAGCTGCCTCTTCATCACTGCTGTGACAGTGGGGCGTTACCTCAGCATCGCTTTCCCAATTATCTACAAGAGATACCGCCGTGCTCGAATCTCTTGCTTCATCAGCGTTGCCCTTTGGGTGTTGGTGCTGCTTCACCTCAGCTGTGCCCTGGTGGCTGAAGAAGGAGCTCACTTCGTCTCCATCAAGGATCAAACCTCAGCTTGCTATGAAAACTTCACCACCTCCCAGTTGGATGTTCTGCTGCCTCTGCGCCTGGAGATGGCCATCGTCCTGTTTCTTTTACCCCTGATTGTGACGTCCTTCTGCACGCTGCGCTGCGTTACCCTGGTGTGGCGCTCAAATTTGTCCCTTATGGGAAAGAGAAGAGTCCTGACTGTCGCACTCTCCACGCTTATAGTGTTTGTGGTGTGCTATGCA CCCTACAACGCCTCGCACGTTGTGGGGTTTGTGTTGGACAGAGATGTTGAATGGAGGACATTAGCAATGCTGACAAGCTCCTGCAATGTTTTCCTGGAGCCTGTGGTCATGCTGATGCTGTCGCCAGCAGTGTCGAGGGGCATCATGGGAAGAATCTGTGGACGGCAAAGTCAGTTCAGCCGAATGGAGGGGTGTCGGCATCGGTCTAAAACCGCCAACGGCATTGCAAACGTCAGGACACCACCTACGCTGTCTGAGAGGAGCCATAAGGGGGCAGAGGTGACTAAAGTGGGGACTTCTGAGATTGTGACAAatccaaaaacagaaacaggataA
- the tekt2 gene encoding LOW QUALITY PROTEIN: tektin-2 (The sequence of the model RefSeq protein was modified relative to this genomic sequence to represent the inferred CDS: deleted 1 base in 1 codon), protein MSALPAKPGLRLSVSEWHSNNHQLSATAEHERLISSAIRQDGRSLRNETNCKTTWDESDTRRRLSDRVWDVSRWKEALETCAQKVDEEMEALTLSKEQTEQALAATVTPLEVSTECLTLREGRRGYELVTDPVDEQLKKEVELIGRVQQVLQQHIDKAFEQLCVLQEVRHQLTADLQNKMDALDIDMSCLSLTIKSPQISLKTNPTRIPSGSSTPQEWVQFSQYNIARAQEAMQVSQQMREDMSLTRAQLQNELETQRRATEFALRKRNHHEEQARDELEWQIKNTEGEMTEMESDIHGLDADLQAKTASLKLAHTRLENRTNRPGMDLCRDEVQHGLVGEVHQLETTIMALKQKLSEAQNSLQKMKLHHARMLQDLSRKQEALSLEQRSMNTRSHLTSASCTSKTPVLLVPLTNSSGRSNLQLLAQ, encoded by the exons ATGTCTGCACTTCCTGCAAAGCCTGGCCTTCGCCTCAGTGTGTCAGAGTGGCACAGTAACAACCACCAACTGTCTGCCACAGCTGAACATGAACGGCTCATCTCCAGTGCGATCAGACAAGATGGGAGGTCACTGCGCAACGAGACCAACTGCAAG ACAACCTGGGATGAGAGCGACACCCGTCGCAGGTTGAGTGACCGGGTTTGGGATGTTTCTCGATGGAAAGAAGCGTTGGAAACCTGTGCACAGAAAGTGGATGAAGAGATGGAGGCTCTGACCCTG TCTAAAGAGCAGACGGAGCAGGCCCTGGCTGCGACGGTCACTCCCCTGGAGGTCAGTACCGAGTGTCTGACT CTGAGGGAGGGACGACGGGGGTACGAGCTGGTTACCGACCCTGTGGATGAGCAGCTGAAGAAAGAAGTGGAGCTGATCGGTAGAGTGCAGCAagtcctgcagcagcacatAGACAAGGCCTTTGAACAGCTGTG TGTTTTGCAGGAGGTTCGGCATCAGCTGACCGCTGACCTCCAGAACAAGATGGACGCTCTGGACATCGATATGTCCTGCCTGTCACTTACAATAAAGTCACCTCAGATCTCCCTGAAGACCAACCCAACTCGCATACCATCAGG TTCCTCCACCCCCCAGGAGTGGGTCCAGTTCAGCCAGTATAACATAGCTCGTGCCCAGGAGGCCATGCAGGTGTCCCAGCAAATGAGGGAGGACATGAGTCTCACCAGAGCCCAG CTGCAGAATGAGTTGGAGACTCAGCGGAGGGCCACAGAGTTTGCTCTTCGTAAACGCAATCACCACGAAGAGCAGGCCCGCGATGAGCTGGAGTGGCAGATAAAAAAT ACTGAAggagaaatgacagaaatggaGAGCGACATCCACGGACTGGATGCAGATCTGCAGGCGAAGACGGCCTCCCTGAAACTGGCTCATACCAGACTGGAGAACAGGACTAACAGACCTGGCATGGACCTGTGCAGAGACGAG GTTCAACACGGGCTTGTTGGTGAAGTCCATCAGCTGGAGACCACCATCATGGCTCTGAAACAAAAGCTGTCGGAGGCTCA GAACTCTCTGCAGAAAATGAAGCTCCATCATGCCCGCATGCTGCAGGATCTTTCCAGAAAGCAGGAAGCTTTGTCTCTGGAACAACGGAGCATGAACACCCGCTCCCACCTCACATCGGCCTCCTGCACCAGCAAGACCCCGGTGCTGCTGGTCCCACTCACGAACTCCAGCGGGAGGAGCAACCTGCAGCTGCTGGCTCAGTAA